One Argentina anserina chromosome 6, drPotAnse1.1, whole genome shotgun sequence genomic window, TGATATGCCTTCGCACCAGTCACTCCCCTGTGTTGATAAGTTTAATGAATAGCCAAGATGTAATTCTCTAAGCCCTGTGAGGTTCTGAAATATCATGCTTAAATTCGGGTTCTCAACTGACAAGTCGAAATTTTTAGACAGATCAAGAACCTTCAGCCCTGTTAAGCGTAAAATTTCCACGGGAATTCGCCCGGAAAAAGAAGCAGAGGTTAAATTCAGATACCTCAAATCTATAAGCCTTCCGATTGCAGATGGAATTGAAGAGCTATTGAAGCTGTGGTCTACCAAATTGAGGCTCTGAAGATGTTGAAGTTGGAAGAGACTGCGTGAATTGTCAATGCCTTTGCTCCGGATAGACTCGCTGCTGAGGTCAAGTCCCACAACATGCCCAATGGTGTCGCAAGTTACACCGCGCCAAGAACAGCAGTCAGTGCTGGCGTTCCATGTGGTAAGCTTGGTAGACTCATCTCCATAATCAAGACTTGCTTCGAGTTCGAGCAATGATTGTTTCTGGGATTCAATGCAATTGCTGTGAACTGCGGGGATGAGGTTAGTAACACTGGTGGTGATTAAGAACAGGAAGAAATGGAAGAACAGGGTTGGCATGTTTAAAGCAGACACAAATGTGCTGTGGGAATTTGTGATTACTGGGAACTTGTAATGGTTGTGGACTGGTAATCTGGTTTTATAAAAGGATTCCCATGGAAACGCTTGCCATCCCTTTGAATAGTTACGCTGCCATTTTTCCATGGAATTGGAAAATGCGACCACAATATCTTGTCCCATCTCTTGGTGATTGCCAGGAAGCTTAATTCTGAAGTCTTCACCTATCTATCGGCGATTATTCAGACACAGACATGCTGTGTGGGACAAAAACGAAATCGCCTTCATGATATTTGTCTGGACCAGTTTGACTTGGTCTTTCCCCTCTTAGCTGGGAAACTGGGAGGAAGAAAACAGGGGACTAATCGCATTCGACTGTACTCGGTGGACATTAAGCACAATATTGACTGACCGACATTATttatatgaaagaaaatgcACAGAAAAACATCTAGATACTGACCCATTCATTACTCTATTTGGTcatctcactctctctcaaaTCTCAATACCAAAAGGACCGGCCATGTACGACGTCGCCGCAAGGACCGTGATGCTTCCGGTCAGCGGCGGTGACAAGTAGCATAGTGATGTGAGCTCATCGATGGTCGTAAGCCCTCTTTCGATTGATCTCAAAGCCCCAACTCCAATCCAGTTGAACGAATTGATCTAAATGTGTAGGTATTAACATCATAATGAGGAGGAGATCTTATCGGAGAGCAAGGATTAACTTACAACCATTGCTAGTAATTTTCATCTTGGTGTAGGTACCTAAACACCACCGGATACACCGGAGGGTATACCAAATCAGAGCTCAATGCAATCTTCAATCAAATCAACACAAATGTTTCAAGCTGGATAACAAATTTTGATCCACAAGCAATATGTGCAAAAGACACAACAGCAATAGTGGAATTAGAACGCAGTTTTCGTAGAATGAAACCCGCGATTGCACTAAGTGCTGCTGGATCTGTTTTTCTAAGTGACTTCAGAAACGTTTTGCCAAAAGTAACGGTCAATCAAAGAGAGACATAGTAGTTACTGAATCAGTTGCATTTTACATGAGCAGAAGGCTTAGTGCTCCAGCAGAAGTTACAATCCTAGACACACAAGGACATTTCCCTCAAATTGACTGCTTGCCTTTTGCAATTTAAAGTTCTCGAACGAGTACTTAACATTAAGTAGGTGcatgattatatatagatgTATTATAAGACTCGGAGTAtctgttttcacttttcaatGAAGTTCCATTGTAAGATCATTTGCCATTCCCATATACCATTTCCAATTTAAATTGCAAAACAAGTCGCAGTTAACTCAGGTACTGTTAGGTTGAAATTTAAGTTGCACCTTAGTGGCAGCTACTGGATTGAGATGGTAGGTGACAAAGCTTTGTAACAGTTGATCATGCTTCTCAGACAATGCACTAGAGCTTATGATACATCAACCTTCAACTACAAAATTGATAACAGTAATGCATCATCTAACAACACTTAAGGTTACAAAAAGAGCGGAATTTCACCAGCACTCGGATAATGTCCAACTCTTCTCTtccaagacaaaaaaaaataaaatgaattgGGGCTACTCCATTGTGTATTGTGTTACATTCAGGCGGCCCTTCAATCCAATGACCCTTCAGGTATCCCGCCTCAAAAAACTCTTCAGCAGTGCAGCTGTATCTATAATCAGTTTCATTACCAGGTACATTTACATCCTGAAAAGCCTTGAAGATTTAATCAATCATGGTGATCATGGTGGCGATAACTTGGCCATTGGGACTCTTCAACAACACTAGCAGCTAACTGGAGTTTACCAATCTCAATGAATGTTCTGTGCTTATGCGAAGAACAAGTGATCTCAAGCTACTGTATTCTCAACATAACTCATGGCCTTCTGTTTCACGTAATTAGCTCTCTCTTCATTACCGTGACGCTCCTCGTAGTCCAAATATTTTTTGAACAAGAACTGCATATCCATGAATGAAGTCAAAAATTAGCttcaacagaaaataaaaaaacaaacatttttGGTTAAGAAATTAACTGTACACACTTTCATCTTTTTAGCTGGGAGGCTCAAACTAGTGGCCCTCTCAAACAGTGCGTGAATCAAGTCAGTATCACCAAGTCGAATTTCCTGCCGCCGTAAAAACACAAGTTAATATTGTTTCAAATATGATAATAAAAAATGTAACACTTTCACAAATGACAACAAAGACTTTACTTGATCAAGATAAACACTCCACAAGTCTGTTCTCTTTGGGTTTTGCCTCAAAATATTTTCAAACAAGGATCGCCCTCTCTCTGGATTCCCACATTTGAACTCAAGAATGGCCGTCTGTGACAAGAATTTGATCTGCTTATGCTTAGGAAGGATCTTTTCAGCACGAGAAACAAGATCCTGAACCCCATCCTGCTGCTGCAACAAGAGCCTCTGTACCCGCCTAAGCCATACCTTAATTTCACAGTATAGTGTTTATAGTTATGAAACAACTAATAGGAGCAGAAAGAATGTAGGGCATCGTAATGTACCTTGCAAGACTTCTTAAACCTCTTGATCATGTTATCAGCAAGCTCATCAGCCAACTTGTGTAGCTCAGACCTCTCAAACACTCCCAAGAGCGCTAGATGAACCTTTTTCGGATCATGATACTGCAACGCTTTTTGAAAAACTTTCATTACAGCCACCTGCAAGATGAAGAGAATCAACAGCTTTATGTCAACATTAGAAAAATCAACTGCAGAGAAACAAGGAGCCTTTAATATTTCTAATACCTCTGGAGGACTTCCATATTTGCTTTCCAAGTTAAAATAAGCCACCCAAACATTGAGCTTCTCGTTCTCTTCTCGAAAGTTTATTGTCTCCAAAGCCCTTCACAGAGAAACGAGCAACATGCAAATTAAACCCAACTTATGCAAGTAAGGTATCCCTATCAATATGCATGGATTCACAAACAGACTGGAAACCCTAGAATCTTtaaacacaataaaaaataaccGAGATTTTTTTCAATAGCCTTGGATGTATTGTGGAGGTCCGTATAAAATAGGGACAAGCAGAATTCCACTTTATGACTCACAGAAGGCTTTTTATAATATTATACGATACAAATGTAACAGTTTTCATTAGGAAATGGACCACATGTGTTTTTGCTAGAAAAATACCTTTTAGCAATAGAGCGCGCTTTCTCAACATCAGCCATAGAGAGCACAAATTCCATATATTTTATCCAAACATAACTGTTATTAGGAGAGCTTCTAACTAGTTTCTCAAATTCCTCATCATTCCTAGGTATATCTTTCTCTAATAATCTTTCTTCAGCAGCCCTTATCTCACGTTCTctgcaaataaaaaatatcatGTTAAAAACAGAAGTGAACGTGGGGAGTAATAATGCtgaacaacaaaacaaaaaccaaacaaacacGTGTACAATCACCTCTCATCCCTAGCTTTTTTCTTCGGgagcttctttttcttgtcgTCTACAGTGTCCACTTCCAGAAGCTCTTCATCCTTGCTAACAAAATCATCGCCTTGGCCTACATCATCAAGAGTGACTTCTAGTGGAGGAACAGAAGCTCTTGATTCGGCTTGCACAAGAGACTGAAACTCTGCAATTTCGTGATCGATGTCCACGTTTTGGTCCTCAAGAAAACTGCCTACAGAACACATTACTGGCTTGGTATCATCCACCAAATCAGCATGTCTAATAGATTCATCAAGTTCTTGTTTTGGAGGTGTTGGATCACTATTGTCCATAATATACAAATCCTTCATTCCAAGAGAAACTCGGTGCCTCTCCTTGTCCACCTAACCAAGTTGAATTAACTTATCATAAAATCATAAATACATACAGGTAAACAACCACAGGAAAGAAGACACATTTGAACTCCTACATGCAGTTTTCACGTTGTACGTGTACATTCAAGGAATATGCAAAAAAAGCAAAAACACCAACTACTGACCTAATCAAACCGGGGTAAAACACATTAAGTACATAAAGGTCCCAAAGATTGTGAAAAAGATACTTACAAACAAGAAGATCAAATAATGGGTCCGCTTCATGGGACACATTTTTAAACAAGTTACACTTTTTGCCAGCCATTAGATCTAATAGGTTTAAAGTTCTTGATTGATTCCCCACATGATATGGCAAATGACATggaattaattttgttttttcaaacaaaaataaGCAAAGAAAAATTCGGGTCATTTCAATAGTAAAAGTcaagtaaaagtaaaaaatcTAAATTACAAAGAGAACAAAGCAAACGTATTGTTATTCCAATAAAAACCGTCAATGCCCAAGCTAGCAGCAACGGTTTAATACGATTTTGAAAATAAGGGTCGAGTCAAATGATGTAGCAGCTGGTGCAGTAAATAAATAACTAGGGTTTATATTTGATGGTCCAATACTTTTAATCTGggaaaacttagcaaggcttCATTCTGGGATGGTGAAGCTAAACCTCGAATGTATCTTGTATGTTATATTTAGTTGCTGGGTTTAGATGATCAAGTCTTAAAGGAAAATCATTTGCAGTTATATATGAAGGTGTGAGTGAGGTGAATTATTATACTAAATACTCTCAATTACAGAAGAATCCGACTTGACATGAATATCAATGCCCGATGGCATTGTTCTTTTGTGAATCTCATGTACTGGGATTTGTGTACTAGAAACTAAATTCTCATACATAACTTTTGagtacagaaagatatcaaAGGTGAAGAAAACCTATTCGTTGGCTATCTTAATTAAGTAATCATATTCTCCTATGAAGGTGGTGCATTCATTTCTGTGATGACTTCTGTTTCTTTCCCTTTGCCTAAAGAAGATGATCAATgcctctttttaatttttgttttgattatcAGATATTTCAATGTAAAAAGTTTATTTAAATCTTGAACCTAGCCAGATCTAATGTTGGCAAAACGTGTGTAAATAATAGTGTCCCTTGAACTGGACCCTAAAAATACAGATAACAGAGATTTGATAGTTAAATGCCAAAAATTGCAAAAAGATACAATGCTTCAGTAATACAGCTTATAGTAGTTAGTAATTTCTCTCAAAATGTTTCtgaaaaattaagaaactaAAAGGTATACTTACAACCATACTTAACAGACAAGAAAAGTACCTTCAATACTTTTGCTGTCACTCTCTCTCCTGTACTGTATTTAGTTTCAAAATTGTCCTTTTTATCTTCTGAAAGCTCCGAGACATGGCACAATCCAACCTAATA contains:
- the LOC126796917 gene encoding receptor-like protein 37 yields the protein MGQDIVVAFSNSMEKWQRNYSKGWQAFPWESFYKTRLPVHNHYKFPVITNSHSTFVSALNMPTLFFHFFLFLITTSVTNLIPAVHSNCIESQKQSLLELEASLDYGDESTKLTTWNASTDCCSWRGVTCDTIGHVVGLDLSSESIRSKGIDNSRSLFQLQHLQSLNLVDHSFNSSSIPSAIGRLIDLRYLNLTSASFSGRIPVEILRLTGLKVLDLSKNFDLSVENPNLSMIFQNLTGLRELHLGYSLNLSTQGSDWCEGISSSLPNLRVLSLSGCGLSGPICDLPNSIRNLKMLSTIDLSNCSFTGSLPKSIENLTQLVDLDISWNRFNSPISSIHWETLANLERLDLSNNQLYGTIPSSLVSLSKLESLILSDNQFSGQLPEFSNTSSNLLDNLDLGNNNFEGEIPSTIFNLQGLQNLNLSANNFSGFPFNGHHQQPRNLSRVDLSHNSLLFDNHSSNSAFLQINTLILASNKLRAFPDFFKRPIHS